Within the Malus sylvestris chromosome 4, drMalSylv7.2, whole genome shotgun sequence genome, the region AGGACTGCTATCTCTAACACCCTTGGTCGAATACCccgctatctccaacacccttggtcaggcgGTTTCCTCTCGAAGGCTTGTCTTCCTGCTTGTTGCGGTGATAAGTCGGGCTTGACCATCACCTACAGTGATGGTCCTGTCTGAGGATCCTCTACCAGGCTCATGTTGGCCGtacaacccgatcacctgatcGGGTTCCATCCATGAAGACATCGGAAAATCAGCTGAAGATACCATTGCATCCAGGAGGAGAATTGATTGTAATACGTTGGCTTTGAatcttttttaaatttcatcaatttgtcgaaatgaaaTATACATTATCTCAGCAACTCTTGTCTTTCCATCTTCTTGAATGTTTGATAAATACACACTGCACATTGATATCCCGAAACTTGCTTTACCTTGCATCatcttcaatataacaatctCTGACATCCCACAACgtaggacaatatttctttaagaatttaACGTTAATGGGATGTTTATACCTATTTCCCTCAAGGTCCGCCAGGTAGTATCCCCTTTATCTAAAACGTGACTAATAATGAAAGGACCTTCCTATGTCGGGCTCCATTTTCCAAAACCCCTGAGCTGAGCTCCTAGAGGGAGGATTGTCTTCCATACTAAATCCCCTTCCTTGAAAGATTTCATCCTCacctttttgttataagctcgggcaacaacTCGCTTTTCttcttgaatctggttcaaagcttcaattcGGGCGGCATCCAAATCTTCAatcccttgacacatggcttcgatataCTCTTCACTATGCAATCCAAACTGATTTTGAATTCTTACAGAACTTACATTGATTTCCACGGggagcactgcatcttgcccgaaagttaaAGTATAAGGGGTTGTCCCTGTTCCTGCTCTCTTAGAAGttctgtatgcccacaaagtgttCCCCAGATTTTCATGCCATTTTTCTGGACTATCAATCACCATCATCTTGATAATGTTGACCAGGATCTTGTTGCTGGCTTCTGCCTGACCATTTGATTGAGGATAGTACGGACTGGACtagatcatctttattttgtactcgcttgcaaattcctcaacttcttttgaaataaaagatggcccacgatccgTTACTATGGTTTCGGGCACCTCATATCTGTGCAGAATCTTGGTCTCGATAAAATTCTTGACTGTGGCTGAGTTTATGGATTTTACTGCTGATGTttccacccacttggtgaagtaatccgttgcTACAATTACGAAGGTATGCCCTTTACTAGAAGCTGGATAtatttgcccgatgaagtccatcgcccatcctctgaagggccaaggcttgaccactgAATTTAAAGGCACCGAGGGCACATGCTGGAGAGGTCCGTGCctctgacattcttcacaacCTCGGGCATAGgacttgcaatctttttccatgtcgggccagaaataaccatacctcctaagcaaccatctcatcttcgttccatcctgatgtgctccacatactccttcatgtacttAGGCCATCACCCTCATGGATTGTTCTTGGCCCAAGCATTTCAACAGTAACCCATCTGGAGTTTTTCTTAGCAAGTTcttcgcccataagacatacttggttgcttgctgtcTATCCTTCTTGCTTGTAGGCGAAGAAGGatccttcaaatgatgaacgaTATGTGACCTCCAATCTTCTATTTCGGCCTCTAATACCATTATATCTAGACTGAATCCCCTTTCTAAGATGGAAGGAAGGTTTCTTCTTTGGATCTCGACATCTACCCCATATTTCCTCTCCTGTATTGGCACTCCTGAGGCTAGTTGTGCCATCTCGTTGGCCGCTAAGTTGGATCCTCTGGGAACATGATTGACCGATATCTCAGAATCCCAGAAACTCAATAATTGCGtagctgccaagtaataccccgccATGGtaatatgtctgcacttgaactcccCATTTAACTGGTTTATTACCAACTCTGAATCCCCAAAGACCTCTACCTCTACTGCCCCcagatccatcaagatttccagaccaataattaaggcctcatactctgcccgattattAGTATTTCCTTGGTAGTCCAAgagaaatgaataataatgataaactcCCTGAGGGTTTACAATTATAATTCCCGCTCCTGAAGCCTTCTGAGTGTGGGATCCATCGAAATACAACTTCCAATGAGTGATCCAGAGACCAACTACTcttcttatctcttgctggaccCAGTCTTCTTTGCCCGAAATATCTTCTCTTGGCGGGATCCAAATGCTAGTAACCTCTAAGCTTCCCGGGATATTGATCACCTCACTTGGAGATTCTTGATGCTCGGTCAGGAAGTCGGCAATTGCTTGACCTTTGACTGCCCTTTAGGGTACGTACTGAAAActgaattctgataatgctagaatccatttcccaatccttcctgtgagcattggctttgacaacatgtactttatcacatctgtcttggcgatgatgtgcacgtgacaaggtaacatgtaatgccttaattTACTGGCAGTGAAATATAAAGCCAAGCATAATCTCTCTACCGGGGAATACCTTGTctctacctcggtcagaattctactgaggtagtacactGCCTGCTCCTTCCCAccttcattattttgggctagCAAATTCCCGATTGACTTTTCAGAGGCAGAAATATACAGCTTCaagggttttcccctttgagggggcaccaacactggtggagaagtcaaataggCCTTGATGCTGTCAAAGGCCTGTTGGTGTGGTGGTCCCCATTCGAAGTTCTCTTTATCTTTTAATCTTAGTAAGGGAGTCGGCGGCTGGATCTTGCCTgctaaattagcaatgaatcttCTCAAGAAGTTAATTTTGCCCAGTAACCTCTGGAGTTGCACCTTGTTGGTGGGTGAAggtgactccattattgcccgagaTTTGTTCTTATCCACTTCTACACCTTTTTGATGCACTaggaatcccaagaagttgcctGCTTTTACTCCAAACgcacacttctttggattcatcttcaatttgtggatcCTCATCCTTGCTAATGTCTGTTTGAGATCTTCCAGATGCTGTTCTTCTGTCTTGGACTTCACCACTATGTCATCGATGTATACCTCCATACTCTGGCCAATCAGatcatgaaagatggcattcattgccctcTGGTAAGTTGCACCAGCgttcttgagcccgaatggcatgaccagatattcatatgcccccacataaccgggacacctaaaagttgttttatgtatatcttctggagccatctttatctgattatacccggcattcccatccataaaagataggactttatgctttgctactgcatctatggataaatcGGCCATTGGCATGGGATACTCATCCTTTGGTgtagcgccattaatatttctgtaatccACACAACATCGTACCGCTTTTGTtacagcttttaaaacgggtacaatgttggccaaccactccacatatttggctggtctgataaagccagctttcactagcctttcaatctcttctttgactttttcttcTATCTCATTTGACATCCtccgtggtgcttgcttgacaggtttatatccctcattgatgggcattctatgttccaccaaggttggatctaaccctggcatctcggtataatgccaagcaaaacagtctttgaattcttgcaaaagacaaATAATCCTTGCCCGATCATCAACCCCCAATAAACCACTGATCTGTATTGGTCTCGGATCCTCATTTGTTCCTAAATTAATAACTTCCAGAGGATCCTGGACTTTTGGTGGTGGCTTATCCAGTTCTGTACACAAAAATTCGACCAGCTCCGGGCTCTCGGGCAAGTCGTCTGGCCCGTCTAGATCATATATGCactcggccatttgaatggccctATCCAGTTCTTCTCTGCAAGATTCCTTGCTTTCATGCTGGCTGGTTGAAGTTCCCACCTGCCATTCCTGCTCTTCCTTGTCCAAGAGCTCcatttcttgtcttcttccctTCCTATATACCAGcagtcttttaatcagggatctgactgccattACCTGATCTCTCTTCTTTTGTTCAGTCATTGATGTTGTAGGGGATTTGGGAGGATACAAGGTCTATCCCACTTCTCTCtagtaaggagcattccttgttccaaaagcttttgggccgtcaccttggtagggcggccgttctcgTCAGCTCCTGAACATTTCAAGATTCCTACATTGGGGTTGTAGAAACTTTCTTCCGCAACATTGGCTGTGGGGAGAAATGgtcgtgattcggcctctaccatctcccaaaagcctggtCCTTCTGTGCCCGCTTCATGATAAACAAccacttgttgatgaagagtagAGGGTTGGCCAAactttggtggatccaatctcttccgaGTAAAGCCCCATAAGTGGAAgtgcagtccaccacaaagaatgccagcatTATCTGTTTAGATCCCAAATTCACTTCTAGaggcaatatcccatgagtcttGGTGATAGCGCCTGAGAAGCTAGAGACCGTGAGGTATGTGGGAATAAGATCCTCCGTGCCTCTTCCCATTTTCTTCATCTGCTTGGCTGGTAACACATTAACAGCTTCTCCTCCATCAATTAGAATTCTTTTGAAGGGCACACCTTCTAAGTGAGCTGTAACATATATGGGTTTCAGATGATTGGCCAATGAGCTGTTCGGGCGGCTAAACACCATTTCGTCTGTGTAAATCCTTAGAGGACCACCTTTGGATGCTTATGAAGATTTAGCCTTATCCGAGTTTTCTTCTTCAACTACCTCTACATTGACATGTGCCATCATTGGCTCAGTTGTcaagtaatcaccctccatAGTAGCGGGTTGATTAGGTCTGGCACCAAACGTGGCGGACAACACATATGTCATGTTGATATGGAAATTACTAGGCTCGGGCGGATTTTCTTTATTGCCCCCAATCTGGTCCATAAATTCATCCAACCAGGCCATCGCATCAGCTGAAAGTAATGGTTATGGTGCCCCCTCTTGTTGCTGTTGATTCATGTCCGCATACAGTGTTTATtttggaacttcaccaaaaggatccacCAATGGCAGAGAAGGTGGTCTCCTTTCAGATGAAATAGTTCCAGCGCAAATAGGCTCTGGCTTCCACCCAGGGGTTGGCACCATGATTagatcttcttgagctctcTTCAAGATCCTATACTTCCTAGGGTGTTGGCTCTGCGGCACGTGATCCCCCTTGCCTTCCGTCTTGCTGTTGGCCTTTTCCACctctttcttacttctccaacGGAGCTGACTACTTCCCTCAGATGATGTTTTCtccaacttttgatttttggagGCTTCGGATGTTGTGGGGGTCTTCagggaattcatgtaggctttaTGCTGCCTTTGAACCCTCCTGACCATGGAGGCTCCCATGGGTTTGGTAGGCTGTCCGTTCTTCCCGACTACGTACCATTTTCGCCCGAGGTGGACAGGATTCCCTTTTTTAACAGGATTGGTCATGCCATCAATCCTCTTGATTTGCCTCCCCATCTGGCCACATTGAGGATGATCTGTACCCCTTCGTATTTTGGCCTCCATGTCTTCTGCTTCTTTAGAaacttcatggtttcgaaatacttctgacaaagctttgggttgggaatcacctcctagtcgttgaaaaacgcttcgggaAGTGTCCTTTTTTGTTGCCTGCTTAATCTTTTCGCGGGCTTCTCTTCTGACgtcttcttcctttctcctGATCAGTTCATGATCAATGAGGATTCCAGCCGGGGGAATTTCgagctcacactcgcattggcactTACTACACATAACCATCCCTTTGATTATGGCTGCTTTTGGATATTTGGGCGATTTAATCACCCCTCCTGTAGGTTTTTCAGCCAATCTCTCCTCTTCTGGTTCCCTTGTAAttctttcttttcccttctcAGCCCATGTCATATTGATCATATTTACAGGGGCTTCGGTGAAGGGAACTACAGGTTTGACTATCACCGACTCTTCTGGCTGGCTGGCTCTACGTCTTTTTCCTTCGGGAGGAACCAAGCCTGTATCATTTCTGGAGCTTGTGGAGGCTTTCTCCAATCTTTGTAACATTTGTAGTAACGTGGTTTGCAAATCTTCTGGCATTTTAACATATATCTTCTGATCAAATGTAGTTATCCCACTGGgcatgccaaaactatgttcgctccctaaatccgccatTGGGCCTCGCGGGCATGCCGGGGATTTGctcacatacgagattggtggggtgcgggcgtgccactactagatgccactagtagacgggatttgaatgattgaggttgcgcctgAGTTTGACTTCGAaccaagagattgtgccattgaGTGGGAGTTACTCAAATCAAGGTTCTttctttgccttaaaaataaggactttacttatatggagaaatagaacaatatgtaaatgacaaggttgcttggaaatgtaaatgacagaggaaagtgactaatattgcaggttgcttgtaatttatatgatggaaatgagtacataaaagctacaaatgagatcgatactacaagtgagtagcagagctaataaacaagaaaagcaaaggatgcttggctaaaaataaatgtctacaaggaagctgatgagctaatttgagtagagttttgattggttgttttgagtgtctttattcctggtttctttttcttcttatatagacaactcggcttggccttctgtagcagcagccttgcccgaatgcggtttgagggtgatgactcatcagctattttacatgtaatgccaccataaagtgctttatgggctgtgtagctgatcagtctacaccacttggcctttgggtaggtaagcaagtggtcttcatgagctgcaccgaGTCAgaaaagtgttggaaatgtgccctaaaaccaatcatatgatgatactttacggacatttcgcatgttaaactaatctagtttaactataaagggcaaagattattgtttgagccgtctcatataaatgttatatgcttaaacgataaagtccaaggaatatgtgattggaagaatgtaatctaatgaagttagattcatgagaccattctttcgtagacacatcctaaatgttcctgatcataggattgccaattgggcattgacagtccgtcaagatcggtacgtgctatgtcttctctcagggagagtgactagtctcgagtcattggtgtgtgtgacatcaagacaagtacgtaggtgctcagtaaagaatgagttcactgaacgtgatcaacgaagagttctcatactcatgtcacatgagaactcatgtttgggataatgcaaattagtcctttgacctgaggcatcacagttgtcttgtggttaagtccttgatctttgattatgtcaaagtcaccccatcggggtgtccacggcatcgttggggttaagccacttagccatggaggcaagtgaatgcgcaacaagggatctctaaccttcaaactgtttgagggagaatactctatgatatgatttagaatctctggccagagtatgaatgagatttagaaaagtcgttctaaatcacattcaaggaaatcaaataagcacacgaatcacattggataatagacatgaataaataaactatcaaaccaaacaatgtggtcagaagtattagattagagaaagaccgtattgcatttgtaatcccaaactgaataggttttctctacctcttctgattagcttgggtaaccatgatatgctgcaaggtgtcactcatggtttgtggaagccctaaacgtgtgtaatcactaaagggagaattgaaagtaagtttcaattcacaatcgatataaaatggttttaatcgcccactgcctcgctaaaaggaacctaatggatcgcacaccgtgtaaggtggagattgaagaaacaatggagatgagtaagaatgattaaatggtttaatcatttatttatggcaaggattaattaatatgttaattaatcaaacgaataagttcgttaaagacctcgggataggttttggaccttaaggcccaatgggcttcgaacgtcaagaccattgacttaagttgtatgacaacttaatgaataatgattcactaagacccaaaagcccaaacaacaccccatggccggccatttagaggaagggtagtgaacttgctttaattacaagtttgccactcaaatgaataaaggtataaatatgactttatagccttttattgataagggtttcttttagagaaaattggtgagaacttgtctctccattttctctctaggaggccggccccttggggggtgcatcttgcaatcccactactccaaggtcactcatttcttctccaatctctccttggtgaagagacttagaggttctcaattttgggaacttggagaaacctattcttccatccaaatccatagatttaagatgcaaggaatgaaggccctctctttgggtgattagcctttgcttatgcaaagaggaatctacaaaggtacaatttcaactcactttgttttgagttgagttttggttcaccaatctactaggctttgaatttcttggttaatgttttgtttttaagtgcatgctagcatgattccgcctttaattgttaattgcatgcttattgatgttgcttaaatgaacatgtttccCTAAAATGTTCCTTCAAAAAGGCcctttctgccttctgggctttgacTGGGCTTCGGCTGTCTTTCCTTtcgggcctccttttgggccagctcctttcttgagcccaaagttcaagttttgatccaaacagaaGTACCTATATGTCCAACTGCCACAGAAGCCAGACgtaattaccaaaaaaaaagggCGAACGTAAAAGCAAAGCTATATAATCCTAAAAATAGGACAGGGGGTGGGTTGGTTTCGCATTGGTTAGATCAAATTAATACAAAAATTTGggagtttttggtttttagtccATCCATTCTCGTTCTCTCACAAGGCAACCTCCTAAACACCCTCACCTCGAGTTCGGCGAGCAAAACTCGTCTCGGCATCCTGGCGCCTAATCTTTGAACCTAACCCATAAGCGGTGGCGTTCCAGGTTGATGATTCTGCGGCGGGCCAATAATTCGAGGGTGTTCATGTTCTCGAAGCGAGCAGGGAATTTAGCAAGGAGGTGCTGAATAGGGAAGGAGGGTTTGGGTTGGGTGCGTTTATAACAGAACCATCAAGACATGCTTTTTGATCCcctttcaaattttgttttgaatttttgggtCTATAATTTTCAAAAATGTTGATGGTTTTgtgaaaaatttggaattttgaatGTTTTAATCACTAAAAATGTTGTATTGGATTTGCTTTACAATTTTGATGGCAatattgtatattttttatttgaatttctcAAGCCTTGCACGTCAACTGTTTGGGAATCAATATCGTTCACTGTTCACCCTTGTGTGTGCGTGtacgtttttttatttttttttattttttttcagggATCGTTGCTTTGTAGGTTTTGCTATGATCTTAGTCGCAccaaggaagagagagagagagagagagagagagagagagacgtagAACAGATAGAATCAGAAAGGGaggagggagaaagagaaaaaaatctcCGGTCTCTAGAATTTGATGGGAGGGTGGCAATGTATGTCGACTTCACCGTGTTTCGGGAAATCAAAATTAGGTTTTGTGGGTTCGTggattttagggtaaattacaccgTAACTCTTCAGGTTTGAGATTTTACACAaactcatacaacaactttaaaatatttcactttcatacctcacgttccattttatttcaaaataatacatctgttacatttttcatccattaatctgttaagtgctcacgtggctgccacatggttgtcaaatgtgtgccacgtggcaaaaatatttaatttaatttaaaaaaaaacctaaatcttctatataaaaaaaaaggttaattaACCACCCCTGTAACCCCCACCCCACCCACCCCAgttcgtcaaagaagaagaagaatgaataAGTAGCCCCCCAAAACctgcaacaagaagaagaagagggagaaaaaaaaataaccccAGTTCGTCCACCCCCAAAACCTGCAACAAGAAGAAAATTCCACCCGAGATTAGGTGGATCTACCACTAAACCAGTCCAAAAATCATCTCAAACTCAAAAGTATTTCCAAAACTCACCCACACTGAAAATCACAAGATCCTGGCGGCGGGGGGAAAAAAGGCGGGTCGCGGGGGGAATGGAGGTGGGTCGCGGGTCGCGGAGGGGTGGGGGGAAGGGatctgggcttttttttttcccctcttcttcttcttcttctagatTGCAGGTTTTTTGCGGGTgggggacgaactgggtttaaggttttttttttttttctttttctttttcttcctccctcttgttgttgttgttgcaggtTTTTGGGTTCTGGGTTAGGTGGGTAGTCAGGGAGGGAAGGTCTCCGCGAGGAGGGGGGGTGTCCTTTCCAGATCTCGttttgtgggggggggggggactttTTTGCAAtccggttttttttttggggggggggggttctgCGTTTGGTTTTGTTATGGGGGGGACTTTTCTAGGTTTGGATATGTTGGGGGGAGGGGTTTCTTTCTGGGTGTTTTTGGTTTGGGGGGGTTCACGGGGGTTGGGGTTTTCTTTcagcttttgatttttttttaagaagattcaggttttaaaaaaaataataataaattattatttttgccacatggcacacatttggcagccacttcagcgcttaacggatcaatggatggaaaatctaatagaggtattattttgaaataaaatagtacgtgaggtatgaaagtgaaatgttttaaagatgttgtatagggttgtaataaacctcaaatctgaggggttactatgtaagtTACCCTGGATTTTATCAATTTTTGTATTGATtaattcttttttgtttgtttttttattaacattTTGCAAAGCTGGCAGCCACATcaataaaaatgtaaatttatATTTGTCACGTTATTACTTAACTGTTAATTTGATAGATTTTATAATCGATGtaggaaattgaaatgaaatgataagtaatgtatgaaattgaaatgttttaaaaatatggTATGATGTTGCAATTGCACTCAAACCTGAAAGAGTAAAATGTAACCTACCCAAAAATATAATACATCTATTAAAATGTGAAACTTCAATCCCGGCCTCTCCTTATTATTGAATTTAGACAAAGCGAGAGCTATTCATGCATCATGCACATATGCATGGCCGGTCTAGAGATTTTTGAGGTCCGGGACGATGCCAAAAAATGTGCCTACactttatataagaaaattatttgttttcacacgtaagacatcgataaaattgtacttagaaaaacacttcaaacttaataatttaaaaacaaggaaaaactaatttattttgtatcgtgAGAAGGAAATAAAAAACCTCTGGGTTTACAAGTAGATAGGtatgagttttgtttttcatctgaacttttaaagtgtttttgtataaatcgtgagatgttttttcttatttactaaccttgtcaatatgggactaaaaaaaataatgatatttttgagtctttaattgatatgtaaaaGTAATAAATTggtactaaattaaacattttgatgacacgttatataatttgcaaatttggtctaaaaatttgGTTAACGCATTACTCTTTGtggaagattagacttgaattggaacAAACGTGAATCAACGCATTACTCTAGTTAAACTTCTTTGTTattgaaccaaattttataaatttatactcttatgaaaacatatacaaatatatTACCCTAATAATTTTAGTGTCTTCAATTATTTTGGACCCCGGACGGTCTTCCTACCCGCACACATGATAGGTTCATGCATCGTGCGTAGATGATAGAATAGTTAGATACTTGTAAATTTCTTGCCATGATGCATCATGCATAGATGATATACTAGTTTGATACTTGTCAATTTCTTGACATAACGCGTCATGCATAGATGACAGAATAGGTTAGATATTTGTAAATTTATTGGCATAACGCATCATGAAAATGCATGGCATTGGCAACCATGCAGCTGACCAAACCAACTGAAATACCCAACTGCCACAGAAGCCAGACGTAATTACCAAAAAAAGGGGCGGACGTAAAAGTAAAGCTATATAATCCTAAAAATAGGAGAGGGGGTGGATTGTTTCCGCACTGGTTAGGTTAAATTAATACAAAAATTTGGGAGCTTTtggttttaatattttgtaatcatGCTTATGataaaaattatttatattataaattaaagtcgtaaaaattattttataaaaaaattaataatatataaaatcGTTCGGTGAAATAAGTCAATTCATGAAATAAGTTATTTCACCATctaataaaaaaacacaaatctATAGAAGTATTATTTATTATTGATTTGCTGCTGTTGTTTTACTAAAcaactttaatttaattaaatttttattctaATGTTGATCCTTACAACTGTTTTATAATATAAGCAATTTTGATCACCTGCATAGATTCTAGTTTTTTTATTCTAATGATGATCTTTACAACTAAAACTTACTTTTGGTCAGAACTCCACGTGACAAATTTGGAGGCCAACACATCACACCACACAAAAATGGTCCATGGTTCCATGATACAATAtataaaggggtgtgatatccacacacccatttttacttctctcacatctttttggttttcggccgtcagatcggatgattgaaaaagatcaacgaacagaaattaacaaggggtgtgtgagaagtaaaaatgggtgtataGATAGCATAACCCTATATAAAAGGCTCTTTATACTAGCATCTCGCAAAATATTAAATGCACTtcgtattaaaatttaatattaaatgatttattcacCTTACTATGCAATTgtaattttgaccttattaggtttaaaaaaatattttaaatacaccataaatcacttttaacgtattatttatcttcttaaaCTATCAAAATCCCTCCGACCCTctattgttgaacaaaacccgaaccaatgaaactacaaacatgttgattgagaaaaattatttttgacaaatgaaacacgaaatagatgtttcaaaagcttcacatgaggtaataCTTCATATTctttattgttttagtgattttgacgatattgataattatttaatcttgtttTTTCTGCGTTATTCAAGTTTCTATGTttgtattcatcttttagggattacatgaagaattaaacacctaaaattacTACCAAATATTAAAACAGACGACATGAGTTTTAatggtggaattgaaaacaacccACATATGCTTTAAATCCTAGGTGACATCTTGTGTCAAAATTCTTGCCggcattttttgtccaaattaaaagctttataagatttgagaaatgtggggtgtatagaaATATGGAGTGaatgtagaaaatgtaaggtgtatattgagaatgtgaggtgtgagggtattatgaggaaatatgtggggtgtattaagataatttttcatTGAAATATCAAATATGAGGTGTATTAAGTACGTAAGATTTATTCAACAATCAGTGaagtgttaatataataaaccCATATAAAAAGGCCATAAAGAACTCGCTTTCTTGAAGCAACCGTGACCCCATCATCTCAGGCAAATATTGC harbors:
- the LOC126618097 gene encoding uncharacterized protein LOC126618097, whose translation is MDFIGQIYPASSKGHTFVIVATDYFTKWVETSAVKSINSATVKNFIETKILHRYEVPETIAEASNKILVNIIKMMVIDSPEKWHENLGNTLWAYRTSKRAGTGTTPYTLTFGQDAVLPVEINVSSVRIQNQFGLHSEEYIEAMCQGIEDLDAARIEALNQIQEEKRVVARAYNKKVRMKSFKEGDLVWKTILPLGAQLRGFGKWSPT